The sequence below is a genomic window from Marmota flaviventris isolate mMarFla1 chromosome 9, mMarFla1.hap1, whole genome shotgun sequence.
TTAAAAAAAGGTAAGGTAGCCTGGGGGTAGATTCCGCAGAATATTTACATTGAAGATGTGGGAACAAACAGAGCAAGAACCCAAAGAATAGATTTCTCTTGAGAGATCAAGGTGCTGGGaagatggaaattttaatttggcTCTACCATGGGATATGTTCAGTACTTAAGGAGAAGGAAAAACCCAAGTAAAACATTGAGTCCCTAAGGAACCAAAGGAGTATCATTATTTAATTCCCTCACTTCCTATTTATACCTAAAATTTGTTCCCTAAGAAGAAAGTAAGCTTCTATCCTTCTTATAGTCAGAGCACAGTCTCATTGAGTGCCAGATATAATAATAAGGAgggtgtttatttttctctgatgcTTCGCAGGACctagaattattattataaattatgacTAGCAGTTCAGAATGATTTCCAGGGAATATGAGAAATTCAGTCTAATACCACCCTTCCAAGACCAGAGGGATAAGTAACAATGATGAGGAAGCACCAAGGTTTTCTCTCCTGTGGAAAATgagtggttttgtgtgtgtgtgtgtatgtgtgtgtgtgtgtgtgtgttggggtcaTCATACTGGGGACTGagcttaggggcactcaaccactgagccacatgcccatccctattttatatttatttagagacaggactctctgaattgtttagtgccactctttttgctgaggctggtttgaacttgtgatcctcctacctcagcctgggatttcaggagtgcaccaccacgcctggcctgtTTTGGAAAGTAAGTTTTTAAGTGTATgtatattaatgtttttattttcatttaaccctTTGGGATATCATTAACATATAAAATTGCATCTCTATGGTATACAACttgatattttgacatacatacacattATGAAATAACTCCAACAGCGATCACCTCTAccctttgtgtgtgttttgtgcaTGTGTATCCATATAGTgagaacataattttaaatgccATTCTGTTAGTAAATATCACAtatacaatgcattattattaactgttaTTAACATGTTGTGCATTAGATTTCCGAAGCTCaatcattttgttatatattatattttcccTCTCCTTGGCCTCTGGCCACCAGTGTTCTATATGAATACAATTATTTATATTTCCCATTCAGATGAAATCATGCACTGTTTCTCTTtcagtgtttttttatttttagcagaaTGTTCTCACATTTTGTGATGAAGACCAGGGATCTAAGAcatatcattttctttccattttgtgcAATCCTAAGACTCAAGTGACAGTGGTAGAGGTAACTCTTTGAAAAGGAAACAGAGAATTTCAGAGAATTAATAGACACCAAAGTTGTGCATTAATCAttaatttccttctctgtagACTGATATCTCATTCTTCTAGATTAATGGTCTTTTGTGTGACATGGGGCAATAACTTAATCATTCCTAGActcatgttttgttttagattagGAAGAACATTCATGATTGCAAACCCACTAGTGTGTAATCTGCACTGAAGGTCAGCACCAGGTTGCTAAGATATTTGCCTCCAAATTTACTAGTGATAGGAGGCTCAAGAAAAGGGGGAAGTAAGAGATAAGAGGACAATTTACTCTGAttcagctttcttcttttttattcctgGGTTTTTCTGACAGTCATGTTTGTGTATGCTTGCACCAATCTTACTAATGTAGGCTAAGTGTGTGATGTTCtgaatttagttttaagattctaataagaattttatattaGTATACTGGCAACACAAAAGGCAGGTTATGTGGATTCAGGTTGATTAGTTTCAGATATTTCTGGTGCAAACCTCACTGGTGGGAGAAGATGTTCTTGGGAGAGTTGGGTTGTCTTTTAATgtaactcttttatttttctccttgtgtCCACAGATTCTTTTGGAAAAGAATGGCTCCTGAAAATACCTCTTTTGTGACAGAGTTTATACTGGTGGGATTAACAGATTGGCCTATTCTCCAAGTCCCCCTGTTCATCCTATTTCTAATAATATATATGGTCACTGTGTTGGGAAATCTGGGTTTGATAACTCTAATTGGTCTGAACTCACATCTTCACAtccccatgtactttttcctctttaacttGTCCTTTGTAGACTTCTCTTACTCTTCTGTGTTTACACCCAAAATGCTGGTGAATTTCATTTCAAAGAAGAATGTTATCTCCTACAGAGGTTGTATGACCcagcttttcttttattgtttttttataatttctgagtGCTATGTGCTGACATCAATGGCCTATGATCGCTACATGGCCATCTGCAATCCACTTTTGTACAACATAGCCATGTCCCCTAAGGTATGCTCCAACCTTATGCTTGGTTCATACTTGATGGCACTTTCTGGTGCCATGGCCCACACTGGATGCATGCTGAGACTGACCTTCTGTGATGCAAACATCATAAACCACTATTTCTGCGATGCCCTCCCTTTGCTCCAGCTGTCCTACACCAGCACCTATGCCAATGAGCTGGTTATATTTATTGTGGTGGGCATCAACATCATTGTGCCCAGTCTCACCATCTTTATCACTTACGGTTTCATCCTCTATAGCACACTCCAAATAAGCTCCACTAAGGGCAGGTCCAAAGCCTTCAGCACCTGCAGTTCCCACATAATTGCTGTTTCTCTGTTCTTTGGATCATGTGCATTTATGTATCTGAAACCATCCTCTGCTGGGTCAATGAATGAGAATAAAGTCTCTTCAGTCTTTTATACCAATGTGGTTCCCATGGTGAACCCTTTGATCTACAGCTTGAGGAACAAAGATGTTAAAGTGGCCTTGAGAAAAATCCTGAGCAGGAAAATGTTTTGATCAGAAACAGCACCACCCTATGTGCAGTTCCAACACAGACAGATTCTCTGTGTTTACTTGAAATGTTTTTAGTGAcatctttcttatatttcttttttaccaTTGGGGAGGGAAATTTGAAATGCGTTTCTCAATGTTTTGTAGTAGGTTTTCTTTGTTCCCTCACCATTTATAGTTTCTTGTCGCaggccggctggctgcaaaataaccggggggtgacgaataacttgtgtacgttgatacagcaggagtaggagccgtttattgcaggacaggagcagtatttatgcattccacacagcttatctaattagcataaactagatacagcagtcaaccaatcaggaatctccacacttaatggcttgcttttgttacttctcaatccactccctctggcattttgccaggcaccatccagacttgtttacgaactttaacattcccctggcaaaatgccaggtgttattttgacttgtttacagactctaacagtttcTCCTTTCACCATTTTTGCCTCTTTAAGAATAAcattaagaacttttttttaaattgccataTGCAGTCCACTTTTGTACAACACAGACAT
It includes:
- the LOC114079350 gene encoding olfactory receptor 8B3-like, yielding MAPENTSFVTEFILVGLTDWPILQVPLFILFLIIYMVTVLGNLGLITLIGLNSHLHIPMYFFLFNLSFVDFSYSSVFTPKMLVNFISKKNVISYRGCMTQLFFYCFFIISECYVLTSMAYDRYMAICNPLLYNIAMSPKVCSNLMLGSYLMALSGAMAHTGCMLRLTFCDANIINHYFCDALPLLQLSYTSTYANELVIFIVVGINIIVPSLTIFITYGFILYSTLQISSTKGRSKAFSTCSSHIIAVSLFFGSCAFMYLKPSSAGSMNENKVSSVFYTNVVPMVNPLIYSLRNKDVKVALRKILSRKMF